In Prionailurus viverrinus isolate Anna chromosome C2, UM_Priviv_1.0, whole genome shotgun sequence, one DNA window encodes the following:
- the LOC125175501 gene encoding keratin-associated protein 13-2-like — protein sequence MALKLRASSDAHSAELPSPANMTYSCCSGNVASQSLGGYLRYPSSSCGSSSPSNLVYRTDLCSPSPCQLGSSLYSGCQETSCEPTSCQTSCVVSSPCQTSCSRPRTSTFCGPFQTTYSGSVGCGSRSCYFLGCGSSGFKPLGYGVCGFPSLSYGSSFCRPTYLSSRSCQSSCYRPTYRSAFCRSTY from the coding sequence ATGGCATTGAAACTCAGAGCATCTTCTGACGCTCACTCAGCTGAACTCCCATCTCCTGCCAACATGACCTACAGCTGCTGTTCTGGAAACGTCGCCTCCCAGTCCCTTGGGGGCTACCTGCGCTACCCAAGCTCCTCCTGTGGCTCTTCTTCCCCCAGCAACCTGGTCTACCGTACTGACCTCtgctctcccagcccctgccagctGGGCTCCTCCCTCTACAGCGGCTGTCAGGAGACCTCCTGTGAGCCCACCAGCTGCCAGACGTCCTGCGTGGTGTCCAGCCCCTGCCAGACGTCCTGCTCCCGCCCGAGGACCTCCACGTTCTGCGGTCCCTTCCAGACGACTTATTCTGGGTCTGTGGGCTGTGGGTCCAGAAGCTGCTACTTTCTGGGCTGTGGATCCAGTGGCTTCAAACCCCTGGGTTATGGAGTCTGTGGTTTCCCTTCCCTGAGCTATGGATCCAGTTTCTGCCGCCCAACCTACCTCTCCTCCAGGAGCTGTCAGTCATCATGTTACAGGCCAACCTATAGATCGGCCTTCTGTAGATCAACTTATTGA